A DNA window from Trichosurus vulpecula isolate mTriVul1 chromosome 2, mTriVul1.pri, whole genome shotgun sequence contains the following coding sequences:
- the ZBTB40 gene encoding zinc finger and BTB domain-containing protein 40, which yields MELPNYSCQLLQQLYTLCKERQFCDCTISIGTVYFRAHKLVLAAASLLFKTLLDNTDTISIDASVVSPDEFALLLEMMYTGKLPVGKHNFSKIISLADSLQMFDVAVSCKNLLTSLMSCSGPSQVIRDTSPQTVEPCRKDADRLLVENPSPKNVLVSPHSGEVPCPPVALKADTVVVVSAVTQDAGEVNPAMEPQELEMNPCAGQEEALEIEMKSAASPAETSNTPQMHSLSSGKEVIDEEVEEEEATAACTSQKMTENPIEPEHERKMSKLDFLLQNESIFSEALSVAQDVLKRLDECRDIKSPHKEAILECLEAKEGISAFKRILSKVRNNECLDVETVLSLLELFQDTHPEVKAALRKQDPEDGENAQLKRSTEEGKTLSILLLEHKEDLIESVTQLRPIRELLESAPGELLTGVEKEVILNCCEGGTPKETIENLLHRVTEEKTLTAESLVKLLQAVKITFPSLDLLLKDLQKQASVLNTTVQPSPDDFGTELLRRYHENLSEIFTDNEMLLKVISSASSLSSGEREAMEQLVKGDGKCGGFGALISAVLEGQPLLGRAIWKVLLGAQTAEPSPLNLLMEEMHKEPGADYFFQAVATPESATIEIILRHGKLITEAIEPRAELKCLTPGEEKLAEAVKEILSVSCEPASPEASLKAALSRAQEKSLPTMEICRLLCSVHEVFPGLQAVLQELGSLGLLTKDKEQGAPDRWKVPEGQREVSAGSPAESGEGSAKEKGTVAEDLESSTVPSPKKSFVCTACDKSFHFYCRLKVHVKRCRAAQGKQVPCRECGEMKASKKELEKHLQEAHGGAGAPGTPKKKKRRLPVTCDICGREFAHASGMQYHKLTEHFDEKPFSCEECGAKFAANSTLKNHLRLHTGDRPFMCRHCLMTFTQASALAYHTKKKHAEGKMYACQYCDAVFAQSIELSRHVRTHTGDKPYVCRECGKGFRQANGLSIHLRTFHNIDDPYDCKKCRMSFPTLQDHRNHIHEFHSKEYHPCPTCGKIFSAPSLLERHTVTHVRGKPFSCGICDKAYQQLSGLWYHNRTHHPDVFAAQNHRSSKFSALQCSSCDKTFASTAAHKKHMNAEHADVKFHECETCQELFPTLALLQVHAKCRHSGSQPFRCLYCAASFRFPGALQHHVATEHFRQTENTFPCEVCGELFTSQAQLEAHFESEHSKVVVTEAQVAAATTQMVQVIQAPEPGASAEQVITLEETPLTGSQVFVTLPDSQTPQASSELVAVTVEDLLDGTVTLICGEAK from the exons ATGGAACTTCCCAATTACAGCTGCCAATTGCTGCAGCAGCTGTATACCCTCTGCAAGGAGAGACAGTTCTGTGACTGCACCATATCTATTGGGACAGTTTATTTCAGGGCCCATAAACTGGTCTTGGCTGCTGCCAGCCTCCTCTTTAAAACGTTACTAGATAATACAGATACGATCTCTATTGATGCATCTGTTGTGAGTCCAGATGAGTTTGCTCTCCTGTTAGAAATGATGTACACTGGCAAGCTCCCTGTGGGCAAACACAACTTCTCCAAGATTATCTCTTTAGCTGACAGCCTACAGATGTTTGATGTGGCAGTTAGCTGTAAGAATCTGCTCACCAGCCTCATGAGCTGCTCTGGTCCAAGTCAAGTAATAAGAGACACTTCTCCTCAAACAGTGGAGCCATGCAGAAAAGACGCTGATAGACTGCTTGTTGAGAATCCTTCCCCAAAGAATGTGCTTGTGTCTCCCCATTCAGGAGAGGTTCCATGCCCTCCTGTGGCTCTGAAGGCTGACACTGTGGTGGTGGTTAGCGCAGTGACACAAGACGCTGGGGAGGTGAATCCTGCCATGGAGCCACAGGAGCTTGAGATGAATCCTTGTGCTGGCCAGGAAGAGGCCCTAGAGATCGAAATGAAGAGTGCAGCCTCACCAGCGGAGACTTCCAACACCCCCCAAATGCATTCTCTTTCTTCTGGGAAAGAAGTGATAgatgaggaggtggaggaagaggaggcgaCGGCAGCATGTACATCTCAGAAAATGACAGAGAACCCCATAGAGCCAG AGCATGAGAGGAAAATGTCTAAGCTGGATTtccttctgcaaaatgaaagcaTCTTCTCTGAAGCGCTCTCTGTTGCCCAGGATGTACTGAAAAGACTAGATGAATGTAGAGACATTAAGAGTCCCCATAAGGAG GCTATCTTGGAGTGTCTGGAAGCTAAAGAAGGAATCTCAGCATTCAAAAGAATCCTCAGTAAAGTCAGAAACAATGAGTGCCTCGATGTTGAGACCGTGCTGTCTTTGTTGGAGCTATTCCAGGACACCCATCCTGAAGTAAAAGCAGCACTGAGAAAGCAAGATccagaagatggagaaaatgctcAGCTGAAAA GGAGCACAGAGGAGGGAAAGACCTTGTCCATCCTGTTACTGGAACACAAAGAAGACCTGATAGAGAGCGTAACCCAGCTGAGACCCATTAGGGAGCTCCTAGAGTCAGCCCCGGGAGAACTCCTAACCGGTGTGGAAAAAGAG GTGATTTTGAATTGCTGCGAGGGCGGAACACCCAAGGAGACAATAGAAAATTTGTTGCACAGAGTGACTGAAGAGAAAACATTGACTGCTGAGAGTTTGGTTAAACTCCTTCAGGCTGTGAAGATCACATTCCCCAGCTTGGACCTTCTGCTGAAGGATTTACAGAAACAAGCAAGTGTGCTGAACACTACAG TCCAACCAAGCCCTGATGATTTTGGGACTGAGCTCTTGAGACGGTACCATGAAAACCTCTCTGAAATTTTCACTGACAATGAAATGTTACTAAAGGTGATCTCATCTGCAAGCAGTTTATCTTCTGGAGAAAGAGAG GCCATGGAACAGCTTGTGAAAGGTGACGGTAAGTGCGGTGGCTTTGGCGCCCTGATCTCTGCAGTGCTGGAAGGACAGCCGCTGTTGGGGAGGGCCATTTGGAAGGTGCTGCTAGGGGCCCAGACAGCCGAGCCGAGCCCACTGAACCTGCTCATGGAGGAGATGCACAAGGAGCCCGGTGCCGACTATTTCTTCCAAGCAG TGGCCACCCCAGAAAGTGCTACTATAGAAATCATCTTGAGACATGGCAAGCTAATCACCGAAGCCATTGAGCCGAGAGCTGAGCTAAAGTGCCTCACTCCAGGAGAGGAGAAACTGGCGGAGGCTGTGAAGGAG ATTCTGAGTGTTTCCTGTGAGCCAGCCAGCCCCGAAGCCTCCCTGAAAGCAGCTCTCAGCAGAGCCCAGGAAAAGTCGCTCCCCACCATGGAAATCTGCCGCCTCCTCTGCAGTGTGCATGAAGTCTTTCCAGGCCTGCAAGCAGTCCTGCAGGAGCTGGGGAGCCTGG GTCTCCTTACAAAGGACAAGGAGCAGGGTGCTCCCGATCGGTGGAAGGTGCCGGAGGGGCAGAGGGAAGTGTCTGCCGGAAGTCCTGCTGAATCTGGGGAAGGGAGCGCTAAGGAGAAGGGCACGGTGGCGGAGGACCTGGAGAGCAGTACcgtcccctcccccaagaagagCTTTGTCTGCACGGCCTGTGACAAGAGCTTCCATTTCTACTGCCGCCTCAAGGTACACGTGAAGCGCTGTCGCGCAGCCCAGGGGAAGCAGGTGCCATGCAGAGAATGTGGCGAAATGAAGGCCTCCAAGAAAGAGCTGGAGAAACACTTGCAGGAAGCCCACGGTGGGGCTGGGGCACCAGGCACcccgaagaagaagaagaggaggctcCCTGTGACCTGTGACATCTGCGGGAGAGAGTTTGCTCACGCCTCTG GAATGCAGTACCACAAGCTTACAGAACATTTTGATGAGAAGCCTTTCTCATGTGAAGAATGTGGGGCCAAGTTTGCAGCCAATTCAACTCTGAAGAACCATCTCCGCCTTCACACTGGGGATCGCCCTTTCATGTGCAGGCACTGCCTCATGACATTCACACAGGCATCGGCCCTGGCTTATCACACCAAGAAGAAGCATGCCGAAG GGAAGATGTATGCTTGCCAGTACTGTGATGCTGTGTTTGCCCAGTCGATCGAGCTGTCTCGGCACGTGCGGACTCACACCGGAGATAAGCCATACGTTTGCCGCGAGTGTGGCAAAGGCTTCCGACAGGCCAACGGCCTCTCCATCCACCTTCGAACATTTCACA ATATAGATGATCCCTATGACTGCAAGAAGTGTCGGATGAGTTTTCCCACCCTGCAAGATCATCGAAATCACATTCACGAGTTCCATTCCAAGGAATACCATCCCTGCCCGACGTGTGGGAAGATCTTCAGTGCCCCATCCCTGCTGGAGCGACACACAGTGACCCACGTCAGAGGGAAGCCCTTCAGCTGCGGCATCTGTGACAAGGCCTATCAG CAATTGTCTGGTTTGTGGTATCACAACCGGACCCACCACCCAGACGTGTTTGCTGCCCAGAACCACCGGTCCTCCAAGTTCTCTGCGCTGCAGTGCAGTTCCTGCGACAAAACCTTCGCCAGCACGGCTGCTCACAAGAAGCACATGAATGCAGAGCACGCAG ACGTGAAGTTCCACGAGTGTGAGACCTGTCAGGAGCTCTTTCCTACCCTGGCTTTGCTTCAAGTTCATGCCAAGTGCCGGCATTCAG GTTCCCAGCCCTTCAGGTGCCTATACTGTGCAGCCTCTTTCCGCTTCCCTGGAGCCCTGCAGCACCATGTGGCCACTGAGCACTTCCGGCAGACAGAGAACACGTTTCCCTGCGAGGTGTGTGGAGAGCTCTTCACCTCCCAGGCCCAGCTAGAGGCACATTTTGAGTCTGAACATAGCAAGGTGGTGGTCACGGAAGCCCAGGTTGCAGCAGCCACCACCCAGATGGTGCAG GTGATCCAGGCTCCAGAACCAGGAGCATCAGCTGAGCAGGTGATCACTTTGGAGGAGACCCCTCTGACTGGATCCCAGGTGTTTGTGACATTGCCAGACTCCCAGACTCCACAGGCCAGCTCAGAGCTGGTGGCAGTGACGGTAGAGGACTTATTGGATGGAACCGTGACCCTCATCTGCGGAGAGGCAAAGTAG